The sequence AAAGCCACAACATTATATGTTAAATCTGCAATTTCTGCCATAAGAGTACTACTTGGACCCCAAGGATCATTACTGGTGGCTTTACGTACAGCTTTCtgtatacataaaaaaattttgttctttaatatgtaaaatagtatatttgtaatatgtaaaatattatttatttacctgAGCATTGCTATAGTTATGGGCAAGATTAACAATATCTCGCCTGATACCTGCCAAATTCACCTGCATGACGTCTTGACCTTGTCTTCTCATCTAAAAGATTACCACTTTATATTATAAGCAGGTAGTAATATTCCTATATCTTCTAGAAGCCCATACTTATcatcatatatatacacatttatGTCAGTTACATTTAATATATGCTAATAATTCCCAATGCAACTGAAATATAAGTTTagtcatatttatttaaaaaaattattttagacaAAAGCTGGTAATAAATATGGGCAATCACTTAATATCAAAGCCATGCGACTAAATATGCATTAGTAAGAAAATAGGAAACTCATTGTAAAGTTCTTACATTACTCTACTTTTACCAAATCAACATTACTACTTTCTATTTGGTTAGTAGTAAGATGGATGAAAGTAACTAAAGTAAAAGTGTGATTAATACAAAAGTAAAGAAATCCTCTTCAGTGTTGTTCTTTTATCTTAGATATGGCATTACtgtgtaatttaaaaattatataccaAACAAAATGCTACAAAATAATGCAACACAACAAACTgttattcttatatatatataaagctctaaagcaaattaatttcatttgagATGTGCCTATATAAATGTGTATTCaagataaacaatttttaactaaatcagtacattttatattgtatatttgtgtacattaattgtaatttgtattatcataataattctttttaaaagaaaagttttACCACAGCCAGTCAAGCTTCCTTAtaagaaacatttaaaaattattttcataataaacataacattaatgatttttttaaataatttgatgCAATACTGACTTGCATAATGTGCAGAACTTATCATCATTACATAATTTCGCAAAAAATAAAACATGAATGATTTCAAGTATGTGCTGTAATTGTATTACTAAATACTATAATCcttgtatattttttacatatacaggatgttatatcttattacaattatttaaaaaatttctacatCATAGAAACATGTTAAGGGGTTCTTTAAATAATCAGATTGTAAATCCTAAATGTtcatcatttttaaatttttatcaacaCCCTGTATATCACTTATTAATGTAGTTTGCAAAACATTGATCTACTTTATTTGTTCTTTAAACattttctaataatataattgattagTAAAGTATTAACAATTGTTATTTTGTTAACTGTGGCCAGTTAATAAAATTTACCTTCTGCATAGCCATTGTTGGCATATGAAATATGGCTGGGGTCGTTGATGAAGCTAGTTCTTGTCCACAAATATAGAAAACTCCCAAACACTTTTCGAATCACAATAAAATCCTAGACTATTAGatagtttaataaataaataagaaacattTGTTACATTTACCTGTTAATGAtgaataaattcttatttaataTGATACATAATTAAATGATAATACAATTAACTGAGAGCATTTTGAATGGGACTTTAATAACATTACTAATTATTATGCAAATAAATATTGCACAGAATACTgcattctttatttttctaatgcaatatatattataagtatatgaagctaaataaaatacatgtatAGTTGTTTGATACATAATATTAACTGTAAATTATACTATAAATTTTGTACTGTACATAAAAGAATAGCATATATAAGAACTGCTTATGAACTAAATAGGCACAACTCATGTTGATCAGTATATAAAATTCATCTTCTTTTAGCTGTAAATGTTTTTTTAAGTATTATACAGGGCATATAGCTGAAgtgttatagaaatatttaattaaaaataataacattttactCTATACATATTTAACATTACTATCActataataatgtaaaaatggaacaatataataataagatagacttaaagaaaattttgtttagttaaagaagaaaatatcccTATCTGTAAAACACTATACCATATATTaacaaatctaattttatataaagcagttttgtaaaaaaaaaggaatacaaGATTAAAAACTTATAATCTTACTCAATTCTTTTACAGATAAATGCAGTTATGAaaaaaactgaattaaaaaattaaataaaactcACAAATTTGCATAGTCTGTAGTTTATATTTAGAACTGTCACAGGCTTTTGAATATAAGCCATGCCCTTTTAATAAAGCATTCTGACAATAGATCAGAGTTGCAGTTTTTGTGcaatattgatattaaattattttaaaaatataaaatatttgattatatatacatataatgtttgaaactactttctttcttttaatagTAATACCTCTTGCAAGCATTTTATTGAAGGAAATCAAAATAGAAatcaaagaagaagaatttcttatattggaagaaaaaagaacttGACCCAAACTactgttttaaaaaataataggcTACATGCAACAgtgaagaagaataaaattactTACGTTGATATAGTGGAGGATTCAAATTCTCCTTTAAAAAAGCCGTGTTATTAAactgaaaaatgagaaaatatctTTATCTTTCTATTATGCATCTTATCTTATCACTACATACATAgaataaattttctacaaaGGAGATgataatacatttatttaacaaattctGTATGATTACATCAGacatagaattaattttattcaatacagGTATTTAAAAAAGACAAATGATTAATGAAATGATATACATGAATAAAGCTATATACTGTGTGTACCTAAGATTATCATCATATGGTTTCTTTAAGACAGTTAAAacatattatatctattaatgaccatgaaactattgatttctattttctttatatCATAATTTCTAATCTTCAACaaatttagataaataataatacatttttttagtaaaaactaaaatacaaaaataaaaataatataataatattgtatttaaaatattattgatatttgtaatgactatacttttataaatattaactttAGACATTCAATATGATAGCTCGATATTTCGTTTTGCCTATTGAAGTCTGaacaaattatttctttgtctCACAAAAAAGCTCATTACTGCATTCTTCCTTATATGATTTGAAAGCTTAAATCGACCGAGACATCGACACACATATGCACGTTAAAATGACAATCATACGCTACACAAATATCAGGTAATGATTCCTTCGGATAGATTTAAAAGAACAATATCGTGAAACGTGTATACTATGGGCTATCTTTCAGATATAACTAACACAATAGATATACGTACACTGGCTTAGGTGCAAGACTAATCCATGAAAATGCGTGATATGTCAATTTCGAAACTATCTATGCTTTCTCATGCTCGGGCGTGACTTTGTAATACTGCACTTTTTCCGATCCGTTTCATATACAGGTTAACATAGAATGAAATAGAGGGAACGAATTAACGAAAGAAAACACATTACAATTAGAAGATATCTAAGAACATTATTATGCTGTCGAAACGGAATCAAACTTATACTCTTTTATTCTACGGACTATACCACTTGTACTAACACATTAATGACAATCTGTTTCTGTAAATTTATTTGCAACTCTCTATAGAACTTTGTACTCACCGTAATATATACTGGAAATTTAATGCACTAATTTCAACggaaataagaaacaaaataacataaaactcTTATGACAAGTCCATTCACAGGCACTGACGAATTAGAAGTTATGAGGCAAGATGGCgctgaaaaatatttccttctttACAGTTTCGCACTCTGTGGTAATTTTAAAGAAGATTTAACATTCGATTTGTTTCATGAAACTAAATGTATTTCGATTTGTTTGTCAATAAGTGCATACCTGTCCTACAAGAAATGTAATAACAATCCACGTACTACgtgattttttattgaaataagaaatttgtCACTGAAGAGTTGTCTCTCTTTATATAACTCTAAGGACGATTTTCATAATGCGATTTTCTATGCATAGCTATATCAAATGAAAACGTAGCCAGCGTTTAATAATTGAAAACGTTGGAGAAAGTGTAGTAAGTACGAAAACAGAACGTACTTAATGAATAAATCTATGATGTATGCACATACCATCATATGCGACCCCTTCAGGTTTCAATTGTTGATTGAAATATTCTGTTTTCAAACTGACAATATTTCGTCGATATTACTGCCCCATAACAATTAGAGACAAAACAAGAAGTGAATAAAAACTTGTTACTCTTACGCGATATTGTTATCGTCACGttgattaaaatatatctaaatgAAGTATATGAAGAAGTAAACGTCAGCATTCGAACATAACCTTAGTCTTTGTTATTTAAGTGGAATTGGTATTactattctaataattattttcttttgagaattatttgttataagTACAGCATTCCAAAATGAATGTAAGATTATTAAAAGATCCTGCTACTGTAAGTAGTCGTATATTTGTGGGTCATTTACAAACTGATGATATGACTAAAGTTGAGTTGGAAgaacatttttcaaaatatggAACAGTTGTTGGTTCTTCGATAAACCGAGGTTTTGGCTTTGTTCAATTTGAAGAAGAACAATCTGCTCAAAAAGCTATTCAAAATGAAGATGGAGCAATGTTCAAAGGCAGAAGAATAGGTATTTTCATGAATGATTCTTATTTTGTTTGTTTCCTACTAttcctattattttcttttcgcaTTTAATAATGCAATTGTCCACTTATTTCTTTGTtgctatttttataataatatatattaacatatttcattgaatatttctttaaatagatGTTAGGCCAGCAAAAAAGGATAATCAATCCGGTGGAggtggtggaggaggaggaaaaCAATTAGGAGGACCTAATAATCAATTTAATTCTGCCAATAATCATTTTAATGCTGGGAATGATCCTTTTAATAGTGGAAATCAGAATTATGGaggaaattcaaatttcaatgcTAACCAAAGCTTTGGTTGTGATTCACAGTTAAGCGATAATCAGAAAGTAAATAATATGCAAATTCGAAGTGGTGGAAATGATCCATTTGGGGATGGAAATCAGAATAGAGATAATGTGAATGACCAATTTGGAAATCAAAATAGAAACAATGGGAATGATCAATTTAGCAATATAATGCAAAATAAAGGGAACAGTAATTTTAATCCAAATAATCAGAACAGAAGTGGTAATGACCAATTTAATCAAAACAGAGGTGGTAATCAATTTGGGCTAGGTGGAAACCAAAATAGGCCTGGTGGAAACCAAAACCGAAATGCAAATAATCAGAATCAAAGTGGTGGTGGAGGTGGCATGAATAGCGGTGGGAGTGGTCGACCAAGAGGTAGTAGAGGTggaaaaaatcgaaataaaaatagagataATTCAGGTGGAAATAACTTTAGAGATCGCAGTCCTATTAATAGAGGTAATCGTTTAGATGATAAAGGTGGTAGAGATTGGGAACATAAACAAGGGGATAGATTAAGAGGGAACAATTTTGGCAGAGATTCATTCAATGATAGTAATAACCGTTATgaagattttaaaaattctgCTCCTAGAGATATGAATATAAGTTTTAAGTaagttaagaatatttttatgtttccttcttgtacaataattgtttattaatatcaatatctttGTTTAACAGTAATACAAGTACATCAAATGAATACTCAAATGCAACAACTGAGAAAAATGACTGTGAAATTATTGTTGTTAACAAAGCATTAACgtaagtataaaaataatttagtttGCTTTATAATCGTTGAATgcttttgtaattaatttttataaatagggAATATGCGGAAAGTATCGAAATGAGGTTGAAAAAAATTGGCTTAACAGTTGATTTGTTATTTCCAAATGAGGATGTACTTCTAAGTAGAGTTTTAGGAAATATTGCCAGTCGGGGATGTTTATATGCAGTCGTAGTTACACCAATAAATCAAGAACATCATTCCCTAACTTTAAACATTCTTCATGGTTTACCCCAGGGTAGGTTTCTTAATAACTTTATTAAAATGTCTAAATCATTATGTTAATAAAATCTCATTTTTctgtacag comes from Bombus terrestris chromosome 7, iyBomTerr1.2, whole genome shotgun sequence and encodes:
- the LOC100643044 gene encoding probable serine/threonine-protein kinase roco9 isoform X1, encoding MNVRLLKDPATVSSRIFVGHLQTDDMTKVELEEHFSKYGTVVGSSINRGFGFVQFEEEQSAQKAIQNEDGAMFKGRRIDVRPAKKDNQSGGGGGGGGKQLGGPNNQFNSANNHFNAGNDPFNSGNQNYGGNSNFNANQSFGCDSQLSDNQKVNNMQIRSGGNDPFGDGNQNRDNVNDQFGNQNRNNGNDQFSNIMQNKGNSNFNPNNQNRSGNDQFNQNRGGNQFGLGGNQNRPGGNQNRNANNQNQSGGGGGMNSGGSGRPRGSRGGKNRNKNRDNSGGNNFRDRSPINRGNRLDDKGGRDWEHKQGDRLRGNNFGRDSFNDSNNRYEDFKNSAPRDMNISFNNTSTSNEYSNATTEKNDCEIIVVNKALTEYAESIEMRLKKIGLTVDLLFPNEDVLLSRVLGNIASRGCLYAVVVTPINQEHHSLTLNILHGLPQEHRNMLVEDAINLISRDFVNYKAGGRSVPLNTPFANERHPDAIQVLLNMLADNHQLTVLQYDRVIKYLEIKREEQVQVELGDVKDLPATTTITVSDPKQAELQSRILNILNSNKTTSSAPTPSPVPAPTTTPVPVPPATWGTAASTASTASTTTTTTTGVSPSPLLNDPTVQKALDSLLQGNLLKSIGDQQPTTTSTPLFAAFSNIGRF
- the LOC100643044 gene encoding probable serine/threonine-protein kinase roco9 isoform X2 gives rise to the protein MNVRLLKDPATVSSRIFVGHLQTDDMTKVELEEHFSKYGTVVGSSINRGFGFVQFEEEQSAQKAIQNEDGAMFKGRRIDVRPAKKDNQSGGGGGGGGKQLGGPNNQFNSANNHFNAGNDPFNSGNQNYGGNSNFNANQSFGCDSQLSDNQKVNNMQIRSGGNDPFGDGNQNRDNVNDQFGNQNRNNGNDQFSNIMQNKGNSNFNPNNQNRSGNDQFNQNRGGNQFGLGGNQNRPGGNQNRNANNQNQSGGGGGMNSGGSGRPRGSRGGKNRNKNRDNSGGNNFRDRSPINRGNRLDDKGGRDWEHKQGDRLRGNNFGRDSFNDSNNRYEDFKNSAPRDMNISFNNTSTSNEYSNATTEKNDCEIIVVNKALTEYAESIEMRLKKIGLTVDLLFPNEDVLLSRVLGNIASRGCLYAVVVTPINQEHHSLTLNILHGLPQEHRNMLVEDAINLISRDFVNYKAGGRSVPLNTPFANERHPDAIQVLLNMLADNHQLTVLQYDRVIKYLEIKREEQVQVELGDVKDLPATTTITVSDPKQAELQSRILNILNSNKTTSSAPTPSPVPAPTTTPVPVPPATWGTASTASTASTTTTTTTGVSPSPLLNDPTVQKALDSLLQGNLLKSIGDQQPTTTSTPLFAAFSNIGRF